Proteins co-encoded in one Bremerella sp. TYQ1 genomic window:
- a CDS encoding caspase family protein yields the protein MMIRLLRASFSVLLVVIAPIALLVAQEILPAERFLPGQDQPPQFSHDALPPESMVPGLPLQPVPSDDPLSPSDAQNLPAENVVPNVQVVQEVALPEDPPWLRLNLGGPTAPVQTVCFSRDGSRLLAAGSDKMVHSWIAAPSQPGGIQRWIYETPVRWQVQRATRGDIHALAPLDNKFAFAGIGASALTGEIVLADEARMAYERTLFDVDRGPRSQILDLAAMPDGLYSLDSEGNILYWSADPETGKWGFVRGSNLNATLKADPALLRPWLLRGTQIASNRSDTLLFPIPVRMEQGIPYWRIGTWKAGGETAELLAAIPHQFPGGIGAMASSDNGMRVAAADISDSGVLVLADRQNANASQSIATGANVRSVAMPSSGNRVAAIVAKSPRGPFELRLWDWPAGQLPTAMPSIPLAAVATDCAFRGDGKFLAVTQDNSVIVYPWDNFDRPARLATPIVAPAKVGFTLDPNYRIVIEPPAGGEEPPKAIQFETAQRRYTEVQPPPPMVPSNPWQGTWKLTQKAVDRGTRLVYEIVQNDDTYCQIPASILGTSRITSVCWLAIGEKNQAPTHVVVGTLGRNHAYLLDITNPQNVRVVREFRGHSSAIRSVGVSVDDRYLVTGSDDGLVNIWKLTENPIASPSQNRWGANFEIVEGRVMVRDVVPDGPLYYRGVRDGDVIAAVVKRNDAAEDADADQPPKQEQSIEAPANMIATLDSTDGQTMLRFQIVRNGAAQKPFFLHPAWQPLASLVTTTDREWAFWTPYGYYDASFNGHKMFGWQINQGIDQAPDFFLAAELQQQLEKPRVMERLLDAGSLSAAMKVAKAEVPFNLHNRLEGLASLRPQITIDSPTSDTILTDRDVIVEATVHVPIGSQLLSSKVFANGIPAVELLDDTVTHATASGHQHKLRWRMTLPPDRRVNLQVAAATTDGITAKQSLTLSQEITGRTAPPRIFVIAAGISEYADQQIPQLDFAAENAKAFTAAIEQHANTSAVETIVLTNENVTQPLWNVAADTLFQQLHETARPQDVVLFFLSGHGVRDVESERYFFLTSDSRFHDVAGRRYERCISSDAFQQFFAGLPCRKIAILDTCHSGAIQPLRQDDLKTMLRAMEEDVILTITASEGDEEAFESKEKRLGRFTARLVEGLSGQADQAAFAGNQDGKISLNEMAQYVQITVPQDAAAVGQSQHPTIFPRELFPLVDVQLSSSETN from the coding sequence ATGATGATACGACTCCTACGAGCAAGTTTCTCGGTTCTATTGGTGGTTATCGCTCCCATAGCGCTGTTGGTTGCTCAAGAAATCTTGCCCGCCGAAAGGTTTTTGCCTGGCCAAGATCAGCCGCCGCAGTTTTCTCACGACGCGCTGCCGCCCGAATCGATGGTGCCAGGATTGCCGTTACAACCGGTGCCATCGGACGATCCGCTCTCCCCCAGCGACGCCCAGAATTTGCCTGCCGAGAACGTCGTTCCCAACGTTCAGGTGGTGCAAGAGGTCGCCCTGCCGGAAGATCCCCCCTGGCTGCGTTTAAACCTCGGAGGTCCTACTGCCCCTGTTCAGACGGTCTGTTTCTCACGCGATGGCTCGAGACTGCTCGCCGCTGGAAGCGACAAAATGGTACACAGTTGGATCGCCGCTCCCTCGCAGCCCGGCGGTATCCAGCGTTGGATCTACGAAACGCCTGTCCGTTGGCAAGTGCAGCGCGCGACCCGTGGCGATATCCACGCTCTCGCTCCACTCGACAACAAATTCGCGTTTGCAGGCATTGGGGCCTCGGCGCTGACCGGAGAAATTGTTCTCGCCGACGAAGCGCGCATGGCCTACGAGCGAACACTGTTCGATGTCGATCGTGGCCCTCGTTCGCAAATCCTTGACCTGGCCGCGATGCCAGACGGGCTCTACTCGCTCGATTCGGAAGGAAACATTCTTTATTGGTCGGCGGATCCCGAGACCGGCAAGTGGGGATTCGTGCGTGGCTCGAACTTGAATGCCACCCTGAAAGCCGATCCCGCCCTACTTCGTCCCTGGCTGCTGCGAGGAACGCAGATCGCCTCGAACCGATCCGATACGCTCCTGTTCCCCATCCCAGTGCGCATGGAACAAGGCATCCCCTATTGGCGGATCGGAACGTGGAAAGCTGGCGGTGAGACCGCCGAATTACTCGCCGCGATTCCTCATCAATTCCCCGGCGGGATCGGAGCGATGGCCAGTAGCGATAACGGAATGCGTGTTGCGGCCGCCGACATCAGCGACTCCGGCGTGCTGGTCTTGGCCGATCGGCAAAATGCGAACGCCTCGCAATCGATCGCGACCGGGGCGAATGTCCGGAGCGTAGCAATGCCATCAAGTGGCAACCGCGTTGCCGCGATCGTCGCGAAGTCGCCGCGTGGTCCATTCGAATTACGTCTTTGGGATTGGCCGGCCGGACAACTTCCCACAGCAATGCCGTCGATCCCTCTTGCGGCAGTCGCCACCGATTGTGCCTTCCGCGGCGATGGAAAGTTTTTGGCAGTCACCCAGGACAACTCCGTAATTGTCTATCCCTGGGATAACTTCGATCGACCTGCCCGGTTAGCCACACCGATTGTTGCGCCCGCGAAAGTTGGCTTTACGCTCGACCCCAACTATCGCATTGTGATCGAACCTCCTGCCGGCGGCGAAGAGCCCCCCAAAGCAATTCAGTTTGAAACGGCCCAGCGTCGCTATACGGAAGTGCAACCGCCACCGCCGATGGTCCCTTCCAACCCTTGGCAAGGCACCTGGAAGCTGACGCAAAAAGCGGTCGATCGTGGGACACGTTTGGTTTACGAGATCGTTCAGAACGACGATACCTACTGCCAGATTCCAGCGTCCATACTTGGTACATCGCGCATCACGTCAGTTTGCTGGCTGGCGATCGGTGAGAAAAACCAAGCCCCGACTCATGTTGTCGTAGGTACACTCGGTCGAAACCATGCCTACCTGCTCGATATCACGAACCCGCAGAACGTTCGTGTCGTGCGCGAGTTTCGTGGGCATTCATCGGCAATTCGCAGTGTTGGCGTTTCGGTCGACGATCGATATTTGGTTACCGGAAGCGACGACGGCCTGGTCAATATTTGGAAGCTGACCGAAAACCCGATCGCTTCGCCTTCGCAGAACCGCTGGGGGGCGAACTTCGAGATCGTCGAGGGACGTGTGATGGTGCGTGATGTCGTTCCCGACGGCCCGCTTTATTATCGCGGCGTTCGAGATGGTGACGTGATCGCCGCTGTGGTCAAACGCAACGATGCAGCCGAAGATGCCGATGCCGACCAGCCACCCAAGCAGGAGCAATCGATTGAAGCTCCTGCTAACATGATCGCCACGTTAGATTCGACCGATGGCCAGACGATGCTCCGTTTTCAGATAGTTCGCAATGGTGCCGCCCAGAAGCCTTTCTTTCTGCATCCGGCCTGGCAGCCGCTTGCATCGCTGGTAACGACGACGGATCGGGAATGGGCGTTTTGGACACCGTATGGCTACTACGATGCGTCGTTCAATGGGCACAAGATGTTTGGCTGGCAAATCAACCAAGGCATCGATCAGGCACCAGACTTTTTCCTGGCCGCCGAGCTTCAGCAGCAGTTGGAGAAGCCACGCGTGATGGAGCGATTGCTGGACGCCGGTAGCCTGTCCGCCGCGATGAAGGTCGCCAAAGCGGAAGTACCGTTCAACTTGCACAATCGCCTGGAAGGCCTGGCATCGCTTCGCCCACAGATCACCATCGACTCACCGACAAGCGACACGATCCTGACCGACCGCGACGTGATTGTCGAAGCGACTGTGCATGTTCCGATCGGTTCGCAGCTGCTTTCATCGAAGGTTTTCGCCAACGGCATTCCTGCCGTCGAACTGCTTGACGACACGGTTACCCATGCGACGGCAAGCGGTCACCAGCATAAGCTTCGCTGGCGGATGACGCTGCCGCCAGATCGTCGCGTGAATCTTCAAGTTGCCGCAGCGACTACCGATGGCATCACGGCGAAACAGTCGTTGACTCTTTCGCAAGAGATCACAGGGCGAACCGCCCCGCCGCGGATCTTCGTCATCGCGGCAGGCATCTCCGAATATGCCGACCAGCAGATTCCGCAGCTTGACTTCGCCGCGGAAAACGCCAAGGCTTTCACCGCGGCCATCGAGCAGCATGCGAACACGTCCGCCGTCGAGACGATTGTTCTTACCAACGAGAACGTCACGCAGCCACTTTGGAACGTGGCCGCCGACACGCTCTTTCAACAGCTGCACGAGACGGCTCGCCCGCAAGACGTTGTCTTGTTTTTCCTCTCCGGGCATGGCGTCCGTGACGTTGAATCGGAGCGATACTTTTTTCTCACCAGCGACAGTCGCTTCCATGACGTAGCCGGTCGTCGTTACGAACGCTGCATCTCGTCTGATGCGTTTCAGCAATTCTTTGCCGGACTGCCGTGCCGCAAGATCGCTATTTTGGATACGTGCCACAGTGGAGCGATCCAACCACTTCGTCAGGACGATTTAAAGACGATGCTGCGTGCAATGGAAGAGGATGTGATTTTGACGATCACCGCCAGCGAAGGAGATGAAGAAGCGTTCGAGTCGAAAGAGAAACGGCTCGGTCGATTCACGGCTCGACTGGTCGAAGGACTTTCCGGCCAAGCCGACCAAGCGGCATTCGCTGGCAATCAGGATGGAAAAATAAGTTTGAACGAAATGGCACAATACGTTCAAATAACGGTACCTCAAGATGCCGCCGCGGTCGGTCAGTCGCAGCACCCGACGATCTTCCCTCGCGAATTGTTTCCCTTGGTCGATGTCCAGTTGTCAAGCAGCGAGACGAATTAA
- the recQ gene encoding DNA helicase RecQ, producing the protein MDSTSPASSEDLLATMQQYWGYEGFRPLQQEAMQSVLDDRDSVVVMPTGGGKSLCYQVPALCKPGVAVIASPLISLMKDQVDALTACGIQAACINSTVTLAQRREIAADIRSGATKLLYLAPERLLTDRTLDFLASVDVSFFAIDESHCISEWGHDFRPEYRMMRMLKDRFPGVGIHAYTATATERVRSDIAQQLGLINPELLIGSFDRPNLVYRVQRRKDRFAQIQEVIARHPNESGIVYCIRRADVESIAEQLNASGVKALPYHAGLSDEQRQQHQEDFIQERVDVVVATVAFGMGIDKSNVRYVVHAGMPKSLESYQQESGRAGRDGLEAECVLLYSSGDLVTWKRMLGDLPDTAQQAAFHSLEALDHFCIGSECRHRMLVSYFGQELEDAECEACDVCLGTVDLVEDGLVLGQKILSCIIRTGERFGADHNAKVLCGSRDKRVLELQHDELSTYGLLQDQSIRAVRTWIEQLVGQRFLCKTGEFNVLKLTQSGRELLRGEVVPKLTKADTDADDTPRRKRKADDWEGVDRGLFEELRSLRREKAEEAGIPAYIVFGDSSLREMARHRPSTLDNFRLMKGVGDKKCQDYGEAFLAKIAEYCQQEGLEVDAMETEVIATPRREPPKNQSPKLKDAFALFAKGKSVDEVAAIIGRANSTVQGYLEQFIREQKLEDPTAWVTGEVARQVEAAVEECGQRALRPVFEHLGEEVPYEEIRIVMACLQNRESA; encoded by the coding sequence ATGGATTCTACGTCGCCAGCCAGCAGTGAAGATTTGCTGGCGACCATGCAGCAGTACTGGGGCTACGAAGGGTTTCGCCCTTTGCAGCAGGAAGCGATGCAGTCGGTTCTGGACGATCGTGATTCGGTTGTCGTGATGCCGACTGGGGGTGGTAAGTCGCTTTGCTACCAGGTGCCAGCCCTCTGCAAACCAGGGGTGGCTGTGATTGCTTCGCCATTGATTTCTTTGATGAAGGACCAAGTCGATGCGTTGACCGCCTGCGGCATTCAAGCGGCTTGCATCAACAGCACCGTAACGTTGGCCCAACGCCGCGAGATTGCAGCCGATATTCGCAGCGGGGCCACCAAGCTCCTTTACCTCGCGCCGGAACGCTTATTGACCGATCGGACACTCGACTTTTTAGCGAGCGTCGACGTCTCGTTTTTCGCCATTGACGAGTCGCACTGTATCAGCGAATGGGGGCACGATTTCCGGCCGGAATACCGCATGATGCGGATGCTGAAAGATCGATTCCCCGGTGTCGGCATTCATGCCTATACGGCGACGGCGACCGAACGCGTTCGATCCGATATCGCTCAGCAGCTAGGGCTAATCAATCCTGAATTGTTGATCGGGTCGTTCGATCGGCCCAACCTGGTTTATCGAGTGCAGCGACGCAAAGATCGATTCGCTCAGATTCAAGAAGTGATTGCCCGGCATCCCAACGAGTCAGGCATTGTTTACTGCATTCGGCGAGCGGATGTCGAATCGATCGCCGAACAGCTTAACGCCAGCGGTGTAAAAGCGCTTCCTTACCATGCCGGCTTAAGCGACGAGCAGCGTCAGCAGCATCAGGAAGATTTCATTCAGGAACGTGTCGATGTAGTGGTGGCCACGGTTGCGTTCGGCATGGGAATCGATAAGTCGAACGTGCGATACGTGGTGCATGCCGGGATGCCGAAGTCGCTGGAAAGTTATCAACAGGAAAGCGGCCGAGCTGGACGCGATGGACTCGAAGCGGAGTGCGTGCTGCTCTATTCCAGCGGCGATTTAGTAACTTGGAAACGCATGCTCGGCGACTTGCCCGATACGGCTCAGCAAGCAGCGTTTCATTCTCTCGAAGCACTCGATCACTTTTGTATTGGCAGCGAATGCCGACATCGTATGTTGGTCAGCTATTTTGGCCAGGAACTCGAAGACGCCGAGTGCGAGGCTTGCGACGTTTGCCTCGGTACCGTCGACCTGGTTGAAGATGGACTGGTGCTGGGGCAGAAGATTTTGTCTTGCATTATCCGAACCGGGGAACGATTCGGCGCGGATCACAACGCCAAAGTCTTGTGCGGTTCCCGCGATAAACGCGTGCTGGAACTTCAGCACGACGAACTTAGTACGTACGGGTTGCTGCAAGACCAAAGCATTCGGGCCGTACGAACTTGGATCGAGCAGTTGGTGGGACAGCGGTTCCTCTGCAAAACGGGAGAGTTCAACGTTCTGAAGCTAACGCAAAGCGGCCGAGAACTTTTGCGAGGGGAAGTTGTTCCCAAGCTTACCAAGGCAGACACTGACGCCGACGACACGCCCCGGCGAAAGCGCAAAGCAGACGATTGGGAAGGGGTCGATCGAGGACTGTTCGAGGAACTGCGTAGCCTCCGGCGAGAAAAAGCGGAGGAAGCAGGCATCCCGGCCTACATCGTCTTCGGAGATAGCTCGTTGCGAGAAATGGCCCGGCATCGACCTTCGACGCTCGATAACTTTCGCTTGATGAAAGGGGTCGGCGATAAGAAGTGCCAGGACTACGGCGAAGCGTTTCTTGCGAAGATTGCCGAGTATTGTCAACAGGAAGGGCTGGAAGTCGACGCGATGGAGACCGAGGTAATCGCGACTCCCAGACGTGAGCCACCCAAGAATCAATCGCCGAAATTGAAGGACGCGTTCGCCCTGTTTGCGAAAGGGAAGTCGGTTGACGAAGTCGCGGCTATCATTGGCCGGGCCAACTCGACGGTCCAGGGTTACTTAGAGCAGTTCATTCGCGAACAAAAGCTCGAAGACCCAACCGCTTGGGTCACCGGGGAAGTGGCTCGCCAGGTCGAAGCGGCCGTTGAGGAATGTGGTCAACGAGCGCTTCGTCCGGTCTTCGAGCATCTCGGCGAGGAAGTCCCGTACGAGGAAATCCGGATTGTGATGGCCTGTCTGCAAAACCGCGAATCGGCTTAA
- a CDS encoding DNA-binding transcriptional regulator, which translates to MIQPRKEVALLIETSNEYARGLLDGVVRYMEEYQRWSIFLPEQGRGAKPPKWLKQWKGDGIIARVETPEIAAALKQLDIPIVDVSAARLMPELPWVETDDKAISQMAVEHLLQRGFSNFAFCGDSSFAWSKLREKYFVEALAEHGHGCHVLDLPTGEDGKNSTPKNVQKLDRWIERLPQPIGIMSCFDIRGQLLLEACRELEIDVPRQVAVIGVDNDRLLCDLCSPPLSSVIPDSRRTGFEAAKLLDQMMKGETPKEHKKLIPPLGVATRRSTDVLATEDPLVGMAMQFIREHACDGINVGDVLKAVESTRRILEYRFKQITGQTPHEAIVHQRLDKVRQLLHDTDLSIGDIADRAGFEHVEYMSATFRKKTGLSPTAYRRKVQPN; encoded by the coding sequence ATGATCCAACCTCGCAAAGAGGTCGCTTTATTGATCGAGACCTCCAACGAATATGCTCGAGGTCTGCTGGATGGCGTCGTGCGTTACATGGAGGAGTACCAGCGTTGGTCGATCTTCCTGCCCGAGCAAGGACGCGGTGCGAAGCCTCCGAAATGGCTTAAGCAGTGGAAAGGGGACGGCATCATTGCTCGTGTGGAAACGCCAGAGATCGCCGCGGCGTTAAAGCAACTCGATATTCCGATTGTCGATGTTAGCGCAGCGCGACTGATGCCGGAATTGCCCTGGGTCGAAACGGACGACAAAGCCATTTCGCAAATGGCGGTTGAACATCTGCTGCAGCGAGGCTTTTCCAACTTCGCTTTTTGTGGTGACTCCTCATTCGCTTGGAGCAAGCTTCGCGAGAAGTACTTTGTCGAAGCCTTGGCCGAGCATGGCCACGGATGCCACGTGCTTGATCTGCCGACCGGCGAAGATGGCAAGAATTCTACACCCAAGAATGTGCAGAAGCTCGACCGCTGGATTGAACGATTGCCGCAACCGATCGGCATCATGTCTTGCTTCGATATTCGCGGGCAACTGCTGCTGGAAGCATGCCGCGAGCTGGAAATCGACGTACCGCGACAAGTGGCGGTAATCGGGGTCGATAACGATCGACTTTTATGCGACTTGTGCTCGCCACCTCTTTCGAGCGTGATACCTGACAGCCGTCGAACTGGGTTCGAGGCCGCCAAGCTTCTCGATCAAATGATGAAGGGCGAAACTCCCAAAGAGCATAAGAAACTGATTCCACCGCTCGGTGTCGCGACGCGCCGATCGACAGACGTCTTGGCAACCGAAGACCCGCTGGTCGGAATGGCGATGCAGTTCATTCGCGAGCATGCCTGCGACGGTATCAACGTCGGGGACGTTTTAAAAGCGGTTGAAAGCACGCGGCGAATTTTAGAGTACCGTTTTAAGCAAATCACCGGGCAAACGCCCCACGAAGCGATTGTCCACCAACGGCTCGACAAAGTTCGACAGTTGCTTCACGATACCGACTTAAGCATCGGCGATATCGCCGACCGGGCCGGCTTCGAGCATGTTGAATATATGAGTGCGACGTTCCGGAAGAAGACCGGCCTTTCGCCGACGGCTTATCGCCGTAAAGTTCAGCCGAACTAA